The DNA segment CAACTCCCAGGATGCTGCAGACCGCTTTGCCCTGAAGGCCGGTGGTAATGTTTACGGCCGTATCAACAACTCCACTCAGGGCGTTCTCGAAGAACGTATTGCTGCCCTCGAAGGTGGCGTTGCCGCTCTCGCCGTCGCCTCTGGTGCCGCTGCCATCACTTACGCCATCACGGCTCTTGCCCGCAGTGGTGACCACGTGGTTGTCCAGCGCACGGTTTACGGTGGTACTTTCAACCTGTTGCAGCATACGCTCCGTGACTTCGGTATCGAATCGACCTTCGTCGATACTCACGACCTCAAGAGCGTCGAAGCCGCCGTCAAGGAAAACACGAAGCTCATCTTTATCGAAACTCTCGGCAACCCGCATTCCGACATTCCGGATATCGACGCTATCGCCGAAATCGCTCACAAGAACAAGATTCCTCTGGTCATCGACAACACCTTCGGTACTCCGTACCTGATTCGCCCGATTGAACACGGTGCCGACATCGTGGTGCATTCCGCGACCAAGTTCATCGGCGGTCACGGCACGACCCTCGGCGGTGTCATCGTGGATAGCGGTAAGTTCGACTGGACCAAGAGCGGCAAGTTCCCGCAGTTCACCGAGAAGAACCCGAGCTACGGTTTCCCGT comes from the Fibrobacter sp. UWR2 genome and includes:
- a CDS encoding O-acetylhomoserine aminocarboxypropyltransferase/cysteine synthase family protein; its protein translation is MTTQNKLHFETLQLHVGQEQADPATDSRAVPIYQTTSYVFHNSQDAADRFALKAGGNVYGRINNSTQGVLEERIAALEGGVAALAVASGAAAITYAITALARSGDHVVVQRTVYGGTFNLLQHTLRDFGIESTFVDTHDLKSVEAAVKENTKLIFIETLGNPHSDIPDIDAIAEIAHKNKIPLVIDNTFGTPYLIRPIEHGADIVVHSATKFIGGHGTTLGGVIVDSGKFDWTKSGKFPQFTEKNPSYGFPFVAAGAAAYAIYVRTILLRDEGAAISPFNAFLLLQGVETLSLRLDRHVENTKKVLEFLSKHPKVTRVSHPSFENHPDHKLYQKYFPNGGGSIFTFDIKGGQEEAFKFIDSLKIFS